In one Bombyx mori chromosome 22, ASM3026992v2 genomic region, the following are encoded:
- the LOC692935 gene encoding rRNA processing protein Ebp2 (The RefSeq protein has 3 substitutions compared to this genomic sequence), whose product MTDFIVNDSESDLDSDEELQEAFAKGLIKPGLNEEIEKIEKKYTNNVADLKVKLTEIKLNLPWVEKLDLVTTIAPLAPDVALQMQETAQRRKNLKENSKGNIQYDPTQDPVLNEFKRENLIHRQAQAAVVEGLKKLKELGIATRRPDDYFAEMAKTDEHMQKVRKNLMAKQAAQSRVEKVRPLREQKKIAKRVQIDTKLKQAAEKKQMLEPLKRVRKGKASDLDFLDDKKGKNSKGKGVQDKISKKRDLKNQKFGFGGKKKGSKLNTRESTHNMDGFNNASKKSVNFKNKTFNTKKKNQRPGKSKRKNKR is encoded by the exons ATGACTGATTTTATTGTCAATGACAGCGAGTCGGATTTAGATTCAGATGAAGAg TTACAAGAAGCATTCGCGAAGGGTCTAATAAAACCGGGTCTCAACGAAGAAATAGAAAAGATTGAAAAGAAATACACTAATAACGTTGCGGACTTAAAAGTCAAGTTAACCgagataaaattaaatctgcCATGGGTGGAGAAGCTGGATCTGGTTACAACAATCGCGCCTCTGGCTCCAGACGTTGCGTTACAAATGCAAGAAACAGCACAGAGAAGGAA GAATCTGAAAGAAAATAGTAAGGGTAATATTCAGTATGATCCTACTCAAGATCCAGTATTGAATGAGTTTAAGCGTGAGAATTTAATCCATCGACAGGCACAAGCTGCTGTAGTAGAAGGACTTAAAAAGCTCAAAGAACTTGGTATTGCCACTAGAAG aCCTGATGATTATTTTGCTGAAATGGCTAAGACAGATGAGCACATGCAGAAAGTACGTAAGAATTTGATGGCCAAGCAAGCAGCACAGTCGCGCGTCGAGAAAGTTCGACAATTAAGAGAACAGAAGAAGATTGCTAAGAGAGTACAG attgaCACGAAATTGAAACAAGCTGCTGAAAAGAAGCAGATGTTGGAACAATTGAAACGTGTGAGGAAAGGAAAAGCCTCAGATTTAGACTTTTTGGACGACAAAAAAGGCAAAAATAGCAAAGGAAAAGGAGTCCAGGATAAAATATCCAAGAAAAGGGATCTCAAAAACAAAAAGTTTGGTTTCGGTGGTAAAAAGAAAGGGTCCAAATTGAATACAAGAGAATCTACTCACAATATGGACGGTTTTAACAACGCTTCCAAAAAATCGgttaatttcaaaaataaaactttcaataCGAAGAAGAAAAACCAAAGGCCAGGCAAAtctaaacgaaaaaataagcgatag